From the genome of Streptomyces sp. NBC_00659, one region includes:
- a CDS encoding penicillin-binding transpeptidase domain-containing protein yields MRKGARAAVIGSVFAVMVGGAGYGAYNVVTAVSGGGATGDGGPAAVKTGPPSDAEVKEASRAFFAAWEKGDAAEAAADTNYASSAEGLLAGYRDDAHLTDVKITPGAASGARVPFSVKATVSYDGKSKPFAYDSELTVVRGETTGKALVGWKPSVVHPELKDGDTLVTGESASPAIEAVDRNNVVLTKEKYPSLGPILDALREKYGDTAGGTPGIELSIRHSGESSGDTALVTLAEGRAGKVRTTLSASAQAAAEKAVTQFAESSVVAVKPSTGEVLAVANHRADGFNAAFLGKLAPGSTMKIISAATLIDNGITTANGPAPCPPDAAWQSQTFHNLKGMQPQLNATLSDSFARSCNTAFVKYADAVKVDSLTNEAQQRFGLGQNNWKTGIDSFDGSVPASGGPDTAANMIGQGQVQMSPLNMASVTATAMTGVFRQPVIVPRSLDDRELATAKGLSSATVAQLRAMMNRTAVSGTAAPVMSALGGSIGAKTGSAEVDGQAKSNSWFTGYRNDMAAAAMTQEGGHGGQAAGPIVAAVLRTGG; encoded by the coding sequence ATGCGCAAGGGGGCCAGGGCTGCCGTCATAGGCAGTGTGTTCGCGGTGATGGTGGGCGGCGCCGGGTACGGCGCCTACAACGTGGTGACCGCGGTCAGCGGGGGCGGTGCGACGGGAGACGGCGGGCCCGCCGCGGTGAAGACCGGGCCGCCGAGCGACGCCGAGGTCAAGGAGGCCAGCCGCGCGTTCTTCGCGGCCTGGGAGAAGGGCGACGCGGCCGAGGCGGCCGCGGACACGAACTACGCGTCGAGCGCCGAGGGGCTGCTCGCCGGCTACCGCGACGACGCGCATCTGACCGACGTGAAGATCACGCCGGGCGCCGCGTCCGGTGCGCGGGTGCCGTTCTCCGTCAAGGCGACGGTGTCGTACGACGGGAAGAGCAAGCCGTTCGCGTACGACTCCGAACTGACCGTCGTCCGCGGCGAGACCACCGGGAAGGCCCTGGTCGGCTGGAAGCCGTCCGTCGTCCACCCGGAGCTGAAGGACGGCGACACCCTGGTCACGGGCGAGTCGGCGAGCCCGGCGATCGAGGCCGTGGACCGGAACAACGTTGTCCTGACGAAGGAGAAGTACCCGTCCCTCGGACCGATCCTGGACGCGCTCCGGGAGAAGTACGGCGACACGGCGGGCGGCACCCCCGGTATCGAGCTGTCGATCCGGCACAGCGGCGAGAGCAGCGGCGACACGGCCCTGGTCACTCTCGCCGAGGGACGGGCGGGCAAGGTCCGTACGACACTCAGCGCGAGCGCGCAGGCCGCCGCGGAGAAGGCCGTCACCCAGTTCGCCGAATCCTCCGTGGTGGCCGTCAAACCCAGCACCGGAGAGGTGCTCGCCGTAGCCAACCACCGCGCGGACGGCTTCAACGCGGCCTTCCTCGGCAAACTCGCGCCCGGCTCCACGATGAAGATCATCAGCGCGGCGACCCTCATCGACAACGGCATCACGACGGCCAACGGCCCCGCGCCCTGCCCGCCCGACGCGGCCTGGCAGAGCCAGACCTTCCACAACCTCAAGGGCATGCAGCCGCAGCTGAACGCCACGCTCTCCGACAGCTTCGCACGCTCGTGCAACACCGCTTTCGTGAAGTACGCGGACGCGGTGAAGGTCGACTCCCTCACCAACGAGGCCCAGCAGCGCTTCGGACTCGGTCAGAACAACTGGAAGACCGGCATCGATTCCTTCGACGGCTCCGTGCCCGCCTCCGGCGGCCCGGACACGGCGGCCAACATGATCGGCCAGGGCCAGGTCCAGATGAGCCCGCTGAACATGGCGTCGGTGACCGCCACCGCGATGACGGGCGTCTTCCGGCAGCCGGTCATCGTGCCGCGCTCCCTCGACGACCGTGAACTGGCCACCGCGAAGGGCCTGTCCAGCGCTACGGTCGCGCAGCTCCGCGCGATGATGAACCGCACGGCCGTCAGCGGCACCGCGGCCCCGGTGATGAGCGCACTCGGCGGCAGCATCGGAGCCAAGACCGGCTCCGCCGAGGTCGACGGCCAGGCCAAGTCCAACAGCTGGTTCACCGGATACCGCAACGACATGGCGGCCGCCGCCATGACGCAGGAGGGCGGTCACGGCGGTCAAGCGGCCGGCCCGATCGTCGCAGCTGTGCTACGAACGGGCGGCTGA